A section of the Devosia rhizoryzae genome encodes:
- a CDS encoding DUF1127 domain-containing protein: MDIRKTFQKWAAYQQTVRELASLDNRQLNDLGIARTDISRVARDHANNL, translated from the coding sequence ATGGACATTCGCAAAACCTTCCAGAAGTGGGCCGCGTACCAGCAGACGGTTCGTGAACTTGCTTCGCTCGACAATCGTCAGCTCAACGATCTGGGCATTGCTCGCACCGACATCAGCCGTGTTGCTCGCGACCATGCCAACAATCTCTAA
- the trmFO gene encoding methylenetetrahydrofolate--tRNA-(uracil(54)-C(5))-methyltransferase (FADH(2)-oxidizing) TrmFO: protein MSNQPLHIIGGGLAGSEAAWQAAEAGAQVVVHEMRGVKATDAHSTDNFAELVCSNSFRSDDHEQNAVGLLHEEMRRCGSLIMRAADQHKLPAGGALAVDRDGFSLAVTEAIHNHPNITVVREEIAGWPDADWQHVIIATGPLTSPALAAAVLEKTGEDSLAFFDAIAPIIHYDSIDHDIAWKQSRYDKAGPGGTGADYLNLPMDRDQYYAFVEALITAPLHEFKDWEKVPYFDGCLPIEVMAERGPETLRHGPMKPVGLTNPRNPTVKPYAIVQLRQDNALGTLWNMVGFQTKMRYGIQAEIFRMIPGLQNAQFARLGGLHRNTFINSPKVLSADLKLKVDPRIRFAGQVTGVEGYVESAACGLITGRLTAAEALGGSMDVPPVTTALGALIGHITGGHVEAESYSGARSFQPMNVNFGLFPEVTVEKPEGVKRWRGPEKTMAKRRAITGRALEDLKAWA from the coding sequence ATGTCAAACCAACCACTTCATATCATCGGCGGCGGTCTCGCTGGATCCGAAGCTGCCTGGCAGGCCGCCGAAGCGGGCGCTCAGGTCGTCGTTCACGAGATGCGCGGCGTCAAAGCGACCGATGCGCATTCGACCGACAATTTTGCCGAGCTCGTCTGCTCCAACAGTTTTCGCTCCGACGATCATGAGCAAAATGCTGTCGGGCTCCTCCATGAGGAGATGCGCCGCTGCGGCTCGCTGATCATGCGGGCGGCGGACCAGCATAAGCTGCCGGCCGGTGGAGCGCTGGCGGTGGATCGCGACGGGTTTTCGCTGGCGGTCACCGAGGCGATCCACAATCATCCCAATATTACGGTTGTGCGCGAGGAAATCGCGGGCTGGCCGGACGCCGACTGGCAACATGTGATTATCGCCACCGGGCCACTCACCTCCCCTGCCCTTGCAGCCGCGGTTCTGGAAAAGACCGGCGAAGATTCGCTGGCCTTTTTCGACGCGATTGCGCCGATCATCCACTATGACAGCATCGACCATGACATCGCCTGGAAGCAGTCGCGCTATGACAAGGCGGGGCCAGGCGGCACCGGGGCGGATTATCTCAACCTGCCGATGGATCGCGATCAGTATTATGCCTTCGTCGAGGCGCTGATCACGGCCCCGCTGCATGAGTTCAAGGATTGGGAGAAGGTGCCATATTTCGATGGCTGCTTGCCGATCGAGGTGATGGCGGAGCGTGGGCCGGAGACGCTTCGGCACGGACCGATGAAGCCGGTGGGTCTGACCAATCCGCGCAATCCGACGGTCAAGCCATATGCCATCGTGCAGCTGCGGCAGGACAATGCGCTGGGCACGCTTTGGAACATGGTCGGCTTCCAGACTAAGATGCGCTACGGCATCCAAGCCGAAATCTTCCGGATGATCCCGGGGCTGCAGAATGCGCAGTTCGCACGCTTGGGTGGCTTGCATCGCAACACATTCATCAACTCGCCCAAGGTGTTGTCGGCCGACCTCAAGCTCAAGGTCGATCCGCGGATCCGCTTTGCCGGCCAGGTGACCGGCGTCGAGGGCTATGTGGAAAGCGCTGCCTGTGGGTTGATCACGGGGCGGCTGACCGCCGCGGAGGCGCTGGGTGGCAGCATGGATGTGCCGCCGGTAACGACGGCGCTCGGCGCTTTGATCGGGCATATCACCGGCGGGCATGTCGAGGCGGAGAGCTATAGCGGTGCTCGCAGCTTTCAGCCGATGAATGTCAACTTTGGGTTGTTCCCCGAGGTGACGGTGGAGAAACCGGAAGGCGTGAAGCGCTGGCGGGGGCCGGAGAAGACAATGGCGAAGCGTCGGGCGATCACCGGGCGGGCGCTGGAGGATTTGAAGGCTTGGGCTTGA
- a CDS encoding phytoene/squalene synthase family protein, producing MTTDAFVHAATTLRSTDRDRYLATLVLPVEHRAAITALYAFNADIAAIRDRVSGPAPGEIRLQWWADAITGSGHGAIRQNPLADALLQTIERYNLPTGTFARLIAARRFDLYDDPMPDLETFEGYAGETASTLLQLSAMILNNGEPVEPGDAAGHLGVAQAMIGHLRALGYISSQGRIMLPWSILEANGVIESELFTGQDSEGLHAALSQVAELADAHLAKARTAIAALPPKLRSAFAIIALLESELANWKRSATNHFAPPRDQPDWQKIARLTLWSLRNR from the coding sequence ATGACCACTGACGCCTTCGTCCACGCCGCCACAACTCTGCGCAGCACCGACCGCGACCGCTACCTTGCAACCCTGGTCCTCCCGGTCGAACACCGCGCAGCCATCACGGCGCTCTACGCCTTCAACGCCGACATCGCCGCCATCCGCGACCGTGTCTCCGGCCCGGCACCGGGGGAAATTCGCCTGCAATGGTGGGCCGATGCCATCACCGGCAGCGGACACGGTGCTATCCGCCAGAACCCGCTCGCCGATGCGCTGCTTCAAACCATCGAGCGCTACAATCTTCCAACCGGCACCTTCGCCCGCCTGATCGCCGCGCGCCGCTTCGATCTCTACGACGATCCCATGCCGGACCTCGAAACCTTCGAAGGCTATGCTGGCGAAACGGCCTCAACGCTGCTGCAGCTCTCGGCCATGATTCTCAACAATGGCGAACCGGTCGAACCCGGCGACGCCGCTGGCCACTTGGGCGTCGCCCAAGCCATGATCGGTCACCTCCGCGCCTTGGGCTACATATCGTCCCAAGGCCGCATCATGCTGCCCTGGTCGATCCTCGAAGCTAACGGCGTCATCGAGTCCGAGCTGTTCACCGGTCAAGACTCGGAAGGCCTACACGCAGCCCTCAGCCAGGTTGCCGAACTCGCCGACGCGCACCTCGCCAAGGCTCGCACCGCCATCGCCGCGCTTCCGCCCAAACTGCGCTCAGCCTTTGCCATCATCGCCTTGCTCGAAAGCGAACTGGCCAACTGGAAACGGTCCGCCACCAACCACTTCGCACCGCCACGCGACCAACCAGACTGGCAAAAAATCGCCCGCCTGACCTTGTGGTCGCTCCGCAACCGCTAA
- a CDS encoding Mth938-like domain-containing protein, producing MEQITDPQTLSGHYPHQTGLTAYGNGGFRFAELSHKGSLLCVPSGMHAWSVTSPAELTLESLQPIIDQADRIDVLLIGLGTDILPIDPAIRAALRDRKIIVEATQTGGAIRTYNVLLAEDRRVAAALIAVENAR from the coding sequence GTGGAACAGATTACCGACCCCCAAACCCTTTCCGGCCACTACCCCCACCAGACCGGCCTCACCGCCTACGGCAATGGCGGCTTCCGCTTTGCCGAGCTCTCCCACAAAGGCTCGCTCCTCTGCGTGCCATCCGGCATGCACGCCTGGAGCGTCACTTCACCCGCTGAACTGACCCTCGAGAGCCTGCAGCCCATCATCGATCAAGCCGACCGGATCGACGTTTTGCTGATCGGCCTCGGCACTGACATCCTTCCCATCGATCCCGCCATCCGTGCCGCCCTTCGCGACCGCAAGATCATCGTGGAAGCCACCCAGACCGGCGGCGCCATCCGCACCTACAATGTCCTTCTCGCGGAAGACCGCCGCGTCGCCGCCGCGCTGATCGCAGTCGAGAATGCGCGCTGA
- the secD gene encoding protein translocase subunit SecD, producing MNQSPFRVFVILFVAIAGILLAAPNFLPESARQALPGWLPQPGLVLGLDLQGGSHLLLEVDRAGIVEQRLSDVRREARNVLANQNGIGNIITTDAAANAIYIELTDPTQRELAVTAINSIQNTLSNSLFSAGGGVNELAFGETADGKLSITLTPEGITQRMSSLVAQSIEVIRSRIDELGTTEPTIQRQGDTRVLVQVPGFGDSTRLKNIISQTARLTFHMVYPGMTPEQAEAQGLPAGTMILNSQDGSRELLYEDVALGGESLIDAQPAYDQQRGIPVVSFKFDTRGAVTFAEITARNVGQRFAIVLDDTVITAPVIQQPITGGSGQISGSFTTASANDLAVLLRAGALPASLNVIEERTVDASLGADSIQAGLTAGVVAAVLVVAFMVVAYGLWGVFANVSLILNIILIFAALSTLGATLTLPGIAGIVLTIGMAVDANVLIYERMREEQRAGRTPLQAINAGFERAWGTIVDSHLTQLVAAVVLYFMGSGPVQGFAVTLGLGILTSLFTSYTVTNYQVHLWYKRVRPKVLKIQHFRFIPDGTKIPFMKISRYVIALSIIMSVVSIGAAYFKGFNLGIDFVGGTAIEVQHQGSPADVGQVRELLSGLDLGEIQVQGFGTPEDVLVRVQAQEGGQSADQVAVQQVTDTLASENYEVRRVEAVSGTVSGELAWTGTIAVIIALACILIYIWFRFEWQFALAAVTTTSHDIIMTIGLFSITGLEFNLSSIAAVLTLVGLSLNETVVVSDRIRENLQKYRKMPLPELIDLSINQTIVRTSLTQFTVLLALVPLVLFGGEALRSFTIAMTFGSLVGMYSSVIVNGPILINFGLKQKSEEEVAAVEQKKVKANDGASV from the coding sequence ATGAACCAGTCGCCGTTCCGCGTATTTGTGATCCTCTTCGTCGCAATCGCGGGTATCCTGCTTGCAGCTCCCAATTTCCTTCCCGAGTCGGCGCGCCAAGCGCTGCCCGGATGGCTGCCGCAGCCCGGCCTGGTTCTCGGTCTCGATCTTCAGGGCGGCTCGCACCTGCTGCTCGAAGTCGATCGCGCCGGCATTGTCGAGCAGCGCCTGTCCGACGTTCGCCGCGAGGCCCGCAACGTCCTCGCCAATCAGAATGGCATTGGCAACATCATCACCACCGATGCGGCCGCCAACGCCATCTACATCGAGCTGACCGATCCGACCCAGCGCGAGCTAGCCGTCACCGCCATCAACTCGATCCAGAATACGCTTTCCAATTCGCTCTTTTCCGCAGGCGGCGGCGTCAACGAGCTGGCTTTCGGTGAAACGGCTGACGGTAAGCTCTCGATCACCTTGACCCCTGAAGGCATCACCCAGCGCATGAGTTCGCTGGTCGCCCAGTCCATCGAAGTCATCCGCTCGCGCATCGACGAACTCGGCACCACCGAGCCAACCATTCAGCGCCAGGGCGATACCCGCGTTCTTGTCCAGGTTCCGGGCTTTGGCGACTCGACCCGCCTCAAGAACATCATTTCGCAGACCGCGCGCCTCACCTTCCACATGGTCTATCCGGGTATGACCCCAGAACAGGCCGAGGCCCAGGGCCTGCCTGCCGGCACCATGATCCTCAACAGCCAGGATGGTTCGCGGGAACTGCTCTATGAAGACGTAGCGCTCGGCGGCGAATCCCTGATCGATGCCCAGCCCGCCTATGACCAGCAGCGCGGCATCCCGGTGGTGAGCTTCAAGTTCGACACTCGCGGCGCCGTCACCTTCGCTGAAATCACCGCCCGGAATGTGGGTCAGCGCTTCGCCATCGTCCTCGACGACACCGTCATCACCGCGCCGGTGATCCAGCAGCCGATCACCGGCGGCTCGGGCCAAATCAGCGGCTCCTTCACCACTGCCTCGGCCAACGATCTTGCCGTGCTGCTGCGCGCCGGCGCGCTCCCGGCCAGCCTCAACGTCATCGAAGAACGCACGGTCGATGCCAGCCTTGGCGCCGACTCGATCCAGGCCGGTCTTACCGCAGGTGTCGTCGCCGCCGTGCTCGTCGTCGCCTTCATGGTCGTCGCCTACGGCCTGTGGGGCGTTTTCGCCAACGTTTCGCTGATCCTCAACATCATCCTTATCTTTGCCGCGCTTTCCACGCTCGGTGCGACACTGACGCTTCCCGGCATCGCCGGCATCGTCTTGACCATCGGCATGGCCGTGGACGCCAACGTTCTGATCTACGAACGCATGCGCGAAGAACAGCGGGCGGGGCGCACGCCGCTCCAAGCCATCAATGCCGGTTTTGAACGCGCTTGGGGCACCATCGTCGACTCGCACCTGACGCAGCTTGTCGCCGCTGTCGTGCTTTACTTCATGGGTTCCGGACCGGTGCAGGGCTTTGCCGTTACCCTCGGCCTCGGCATCCTCACCTCGCTTTTCACATCCTACACGGTCACCAACTACCAGGTGCACCTCTGGTACAAGCGCGTTCGCCCGAAGGTGCTAAAAATCCAGCACTTCCGCTTCATCCCGGACGGCACCAAGATTCCCTTCATGAAGATCTCGCGCTACGTCATTGCGCTTTCGATCATCATGTCCGTGGTCTCGATCGGCGCCGCCTACTTCAAGGGCTTCAATCTCGGCATCGACTTCGTCGGCGGTACCGCCATCGAAGTTCAGCATCAGGGCAGCCCGGCTGACGTCGGCCAGGTGCGTGAACTCCTGAGCGGCCTAGACCTTGGCGAAATCCAGGTCCAGGGCTTTGGTACGCCCGAAGACGTTCTGGTCCGCGTCCAGGCCCAGGAAGGTGGACAGTCGGCTGACCAGGTCGCCGTGCAGCAGGTCACCGATACCCTGGCCAGCGAGAATTACGAGGTTCGCCGCGTCGAAGCGGTGAGCGGCACCGTCTCCGGCGAACTCGCCTGGACCGGCACCATCGCTGTCATCATCGCGCTCGCCTGTATCCTCATCTACATCTGGTTCCGCTTCGAGTGGCAGTTCGCGCTCGCCGCGGTCACGACGACGTCGCACGACATCATCATGACCATCGGCCTGTTCTCGATCACCGGGCTCGAGTTCAACCTCAGCTCCATTGCCGCGGTGCTGACGCTGGTGGGTCTCTCGCTCAACGAAACCGTGGTTGTCTCCGACCGTATTCGAGAGAACCTCCAGAAATACCGCAAGATGCCGCTGCCTGAGCTGATCGACCTTTCGATCAACCAGACCATCGTCCGCACCTCCTTGACCCAGTTCACGGTGTTGCTGGCCCTCGTTCCGCTGGTCCTCTTCGGCGGCGAAGCGCTCCGCAGCTTCACCATCGCCATGACCTTCGGCTCTCTCGTCGGCATGTACTCCTCGGTCATCGTCAACGGCCCCATCCTCATCAACTTCGGCCTCAAGCAGAAGTCCGAAGAGGAAGTTGCCGCGGTCGAGCAAAAGAAAGTCAAAGCTAACGACGGCGCTTCGGTTTAG
- the yajC gene encoding preprotein translocase subunit YajC, translating into MFVTPAYAQDAVGAPGGMADIFIQLMPIALLVLIFWLLIFRPQQKRLKAQQAMLSAIRRGDTVVTTGGIVGKVTKAVDGEDLEVEISPNVKVKLVRGMVADVRSKSEPVNDNKPVA; encoded by the coding sequence ATGTTTGTAACGCCCGCCTATGCCCAGGATGCTGTCGGAGCCCCCGGAGGCATGGCTGACATCTTCATCCAGCTGATGCCGATCGCTCTTCTCGTGCTGATTTTCTGGCTGCTGATCTTCCGCCCGCAGCAGAAGCGCCTCAAGGCCCAGCAGGCCATGCTTTCCGCCATCCGCCGCGGCGACACCGTCGTCACCACCGGCGGCATCGTCGGCAAGGTGACCAAGGCCGTCGATGGCGAAGACCTCGAAGTCGAAATTTCGCCCAATGTGAAGGTCAAGCTGGTCCGCGGCATGGTTGCCGATGTGCGTTCCAAGTCCGAGCCGGTTAACGACAACAAGCCGGTCGCTTAA
- a CDS encoding ATP-binding protein, whose protein sequence is MKTKDYLSRIADALEILARGSAAPEPFRLGGADAYHWQGESGTLLAVPKVSRVPLRMLRGIDQVKGILLKNTEQFARGHGANNALLWGARGMGKSSLVKAIHADVLEREGFERLVLIEIAREDLETLPVLMRAIAGQDARFIVFCDDLSFDSGETSYKSLKTILDGGLEGRPDNVLFYATSNRRHLMPRDMIENERSTAINPGEAVEEKVSLSDRFGLWLGFHNSDQDNYLAMVSGYAEFYGLAIDAETLRARAIEWAATRGARSGRVAIQLVRTLAGEEGKAV, encoded by the coding sequence GTGAAGACCAAAGACTATCTGAGCAGAATCGCCGATGCGCTGGAGATTCTTGCGCGTGGCTCCGCAGCACCCGAACCGTTTCGGCTGGGCGGGGCTGACGCTTATCACTGGCAGGGAGAATCGGGGACGCTGCTGGCAGTGCCGAAAGTCTCGCGGGTTCCGTTGCGGATGTTGCGCGGTATCGATCAGGTCAAAGGCATTTTGCTCAAGAATACCGAGCAGTTTGCGCGTGGGCATGGCGCGAACAATGCCCTGCTCTGGGGCGCTCGCGGCATGGGTAAGTCATCACTGGTCAAGGCAATTCACGCCGATGTGCTGGAGCGCGAGGGTTTTGAGCGGCTGGTGCTGATCGAAATCGCGCGGGAAGATCTCGAAACGCTGCCGGTTTTGATGCGGGCCATCGCGGGTCAGGATGCGCGGTTTATCGTCTTCTGCGACGACCTCAGCTTTGATAGCGGCGAGACGAGCTACAAATCGCTCAAGACCATTCTGGACGGCGGGCTCGAGGGGCGGCCGGACAATGTGCTATTCTATGCGACGTCGAACCGGCGGCATTTAATGCCGCGGGACATGATCGAGAACGAGCGATCGACGGCGATCAACCCGGGCGAGGCGGTGGAGGAGAAGGTGTCGCTGTCCGACCGGTTCGGGCTGTGGCTGGGCTTCCACAATTCGGACCAGGACAATTACTTGGCAATGGTCAGTGGATATGCCGAATTTTATGGGCTCGCGATCGATGCGGAGACGTTGCGGGCGCGGGCGATCGAGTGGGCGGCGACGCGTGGGGCCCGGTCGGGTCGCGTGGCCATTCAGCTGGTGCGGACGCTGGCGGGGGAAGAGGGCAAGGCGGTTTAG
- a CDS encoding M23 family metallopeptidase: MRDRVSLRTPRSAVAVAGVIVAAVGLSGCSSLGSRTLGDNTTTSAINSRPPTTLNQPMPASLGAAQNVQVAGMQQYLPPAQVGGGGWNGGGNTLPPAPASSPGWMQPAGAMPSVQSQTLPSLNSSSPMGTPQAMPAQQTLAPLPAAPAVAALGANSSLPVNSSVPMPPAPAAANSNGAYTHTIAGGESLYTIARKYDVTTQALVLANGLSSPDKIVVGQKVIIPGRSDLVNSTPQAPAPVQVAAANVQTLATVPTTPGLAPAAGTLQAPTAAAATPAPAAPAPVATPAPTQVAAAPAPAAEPAMSGSDKFRWPVSGRVITDFAASRGTGINIDVPAGSSVKAAENGTVIYVGSGVEGYGNLILVRHPNGYVSAYAHLDGMSVAKGATVSRGDALGTVGQTGSVSKPQLHFELRKGATPVDPVPLLAS; encoded by the coding sequence ATGCGTGATCGCGTTTCCCTGCGGACCCCGAGAAGTGCAGTCGCCGTGGCCGGTGTCATAGTGGCAGCGGTTGGTTTGTCCGGCTGTTCCAGCCTTGGCAGCCGTACCCTTGGCGACAATACGACCACCAGCGCGATCAATTCGCGCCCACCCACCACGCTTAATCAGCCCATGCCTGCAAGCCTTGGCGCCGCACAGAACGTGCAGGTTGCTGGCATGCAGCAATACCTGCCGCCTGCACAGGTCGGCGGTGGCGGCTGGAATGGTGGCGGCAACACATTGCCTCCCGCACCCGCCTCGTCGCCGGGTTGGATGCAACCGGCGGGCGCCATGCCCTCCGTGCAGTCTCAGACTTTGCCTTCGTTGAACTCGTCGTCACCAATGGGAACCCCGCAAGCCATGCCCGCACAGCAGACCCTTGCCCCGCTGCCGGCTGCTCCTGCGGTCGCTGCGCTGGGCGCCAACTCTTCGCTCCCCGTCAATTCCAGCGTCCCGATGCCGCCCGCCCCGGCTGCCGCAAACAGCAACGGCGCCTATACGCACACCATCGCTGGCGGCGAGTCGCTCTATACCATTGCTCGCAAATACGATGTGACCACCCAGGCTCTCGTCCTTGCCAATGGCCTGTCTTCGCCGGACAAGATCGTCGTCGGCCAGAAGGTCATCATCCCAGGCCGCAGCGACCTCGTTAACTCCACGCCGCAAGCACCGGCACCTGTTCAGGTCGCCGCGGCCAATGTGCAGACCCTTGCCACCGTCCCGACCACGCCGGGCCTCGCTCCCGCCGCCGGTACCCTCCAGGCGCCGACCGCTGCTGCCGCAACGCCGGCTCCAGCTGCACCGGCGCCCGTCGCTACCCCCGCGCCGACCCAGGTCGCGGCCGCACCGGCTCCTGCCGCCGAGCCCGCCATGTCGGGCAGCGACAAGTTCCGCTGGCCGGTTTCCGGTCGCGTCATCACCGACTTTGCCGCCTCGCGCGGCACCGGCATCAATATCGATGTGCCCGCCGGTTCTTCGGTCAAGGCCGCTGAAAATGGCACCGTCATCTATGTCGGCTCTGGCGTTGAAGGCTACGGCAACCTGATCCTGGTCCGTCACCCCAATGGCTACGTCTCCGCCTATGCCCATCTCGACGGCATGAGCGTCGCCAAGGGCGCCACCGTCAGCCGCGGCGATGCGCTGGGCACAGTCGGCCAGACCGGCTCGGTGTCCAAGCCCCAGCTCCACTTCGAACTGCGCAAGGGCGCGACCCCGGTCGACCCGGTCCCGCTGCTCGCCAGCTAA
- the surE gene encoding 5'/3'-nucleotidase SurE, which produces MALRILLTNDDGVDAPGLAVMADIAAQLSDDVWIVAPDGNQSGAGHRFTFGRELTLDERGPRRFAVVGGSPADCVVAGMTHLLGDKPADLVLSGVNAGQNLGDIVNCSGTAGGAREGALQGAIGIAMSQSMDYNSSRQADWENAVHFGARTVEAILAAHAGDDVFYNVNFPFCDTSEVTGLAAVPHQRFSRSPIRHYASDNPGGFFMAIPETPLPLDPEADFEVLRKGNKITVTPMALQMTHQGALARLSSLKLP; this is translated from the coding sequence ATGGCCCTGCGCATCCTCCTCACCAATGACGATGGCGTGGATGCGCCGGGCCTTGCCGTGATGGCCGATATCGCCGCCCAATTGAGCGACGATGTGTGGATCGTCGCACCCGACGGCAATCAATCCGGGGCAGGGCACCGCTTCACCTTTGGCCGTGAACTGACGCTCGATGAACGCGGCCCTCGCCGCTTCGCCGTGGTCGGCGGCTCCCCCGCCGATTGCGTCGTCGCCGGCATGACCCATCTTCTTGGCGATAAGCCCGCCGATCTTGTCCTCTCGGGCGTAAACGCCGGCCAGAATCTGGGCGACATCGTCAACTGCTCCGGCACGGCAGGCGGCGCCAGGGAAGGGGCCCTTCAGGGCGCCATTGGCATCGCCATGAGCCAGTCCATGGACTACAACAGCTCGCGTCAGGCCGATTGGGAAAACGCCGTCCACTTCGGCGCCAGAACGGTTGAGGCGATCCTGGCAGCCCACGCCGGCGATGACGTCTTCTACAACGTCAACTTCCCCTTCTGCGACACATCGGAAGTCACCGGCCTCGCCGCCGTCCCGCACCAGCGCTTCTCCCGCTCTCCCATCCGTCACTACGCCAGCGATAATCCCGGCGGCTTCTTCATGGCCATCCCCGAAACACCCTTGCCGCTCGATCCCGAAGCCGACTTCGAAGTGCTGCGCAAAGGCAACAAGATCACGGTGACACCGATGGCCCTGCAGATGACGCATCAAGGTGCTCTTGCCCGGCTGAGTTCACTTAAGCTTCCTTAA
- the serS gene encoding serine--tRNA ligase, with translation MFDIKWIRDNPEAFDQAMSVRKNVSVRSADLIAIDERRRAVIVRLNEAQEKRNSLSKQIGQAKAQKDEAKAQELMAEVGRLKEFIPEGEAQERAVEKELRDTLAAIPNMPLEDVPPGDDESDNVEYFGANGNQATAAKARPPKPHLSFAPKEHFDIGVAEKDMDFETAAKLSGSRFVILKGQIARLERALGQFMLDLHTAEHGYTEVQPPVLVRDEAMFGTGQLPKFDGDFFFTEHGDSRLALIPTAEVPLTNMVRESILSEEELPLRFTALTPCFRSEAGSAGRDTRGMLRQHQFNKVELVSIVTPEESLNEHERMLSAAETVLQRLGLHYRVMKLCTGDMGFGARRTYDMEVWLPGQNTYREISSVSVCGDFQARRMEARYRPSGEKQAPRYVHTLNGSGTAVGRCLIAVLENYQQEDGSVAIPEALQPYMGGLTAIGSR, from the coding sequence ATGTTCGATATCAAGTGGATCCGAGACAACCCGGAAGCCTTCGACCAGGCCATGTCGGTGCGCAAGAATGTCTCCGTCCGCTCCGCCGATCTCATCGCCATCGACGAGCGCCGCCGCGCCGTCATCGTCCGCCTCAACGAAGCGCAGGAAAAGCGCAACAGCCTCTCCAAGCAGATCGGCCAGGCCAAGGCGCAAAAGGACGAAGCCAAAGCGCAAGAGCTGATGGCCGAAGTCGGCCGCCTCAAGGAGTTCATCCCCGAAGGCGAGGCGCAGGAACGCGCCGTCGAAAAGGAACTCCGCGACACTCTCGCCGCCATCCCCAACATGCCGCTCGAAGACGTCCCGCCCGGCGACGACGAGAGCGACAATGTCGAATATTTCGGCGCCAACGGTAACCAAGCGACTGCTGCCAAAGCTCGTCCGCCCAAGCCGCATCTGAGCTTTGCGCCCAAGGAGCACTTCGACATCGGCGTCGCCGAAAAGGATATGGACTTCGAAACCGCCGCCAAACTTTCGGGCAGCCGCTTCGTCATCCTCAAGGGCCAGATCGCCCGCCTCGAGCGCGCCCTCGGCCAGTTCATGCTCGACCTGCACACGGCAGAGCATGGCTATACTGAAGTCCAGCCCCCGGTTCTGGTGCGTGACGAGGCCATGTTTGGGACAGGCCAGTTGCCGAAGTTTGATGGCGATTTCTTCTTCACCGAACATGGCGACAGCCGCCTTGCGCTGATCCCCACCGCCGAAGTTCCGCTGACCAACATGGTCCGCGAGTCCATCCTGTCGGAAGAGGAACTTCCCCTCCGCTTCACCGCCTTGACACCATGCTTCCGCTCCGAAGCCGGCTCTGCCGGCCGCGACACGCGCGGCATGCTGCGTCAGCACCAGTTCAACAAGGTGGAACTGGTCTCGATCGTCACTCCGGAAGAGTCGCTCAACGAACACGAGCGCATGCTGTCCGCGGCCGAAACTGTCTTGCAGCGCCTTGGCCTCCATTACCGCGTCATGAAGCTTTGCACCGGCGACATGGGCTTTGGTGCCCGCCGCACCTATGACATGGAAGTCTGGCTCCCCGGCCAGAACACCTATCGCGAAATTTCCTCGGTCTCCGTCTGCGGCGATTTCCAGGCCCGCCGTATGGAAGCGCGCTATCGTCCGTCCGGCGAAAAGCAGGCGCCGCGCTATGTCCATACGCTTAACGGCTCCGGCACCGCCGTCGGTCGCTGCCTTATCGCCGTGCTCGAAAACTACCAGCAGGAAGACGGCTCGGTGGCTATCCCCGAAGCGCTCCAGCCCTATATGGGTGGCCTCACCGCCATCGGTTCGCGCTGA